The following coding sequences are from one Patescibacteria group bacterium window:
- a CDS encoding ParB/RepB/Spo0J family partition protein, with protein MVGLGRGLDSLIPKKVNKITTSSSGDTVVNVSHPDEQHTVMQVSPADISVNPYQPRRRFSDAHIDELVESIKIYGIIQPLIVTKKEEGGYELIAGERRWRSAKKLGLATVPVIIRDADKQEKLEIALIENIQREDLNPIETAISYRKLVDEFNLTQEELAGRVSKSRSSVANSLRLLNLPEEIQNALSEGRISEGHGKIILGMENEVQQMALFRKILHDNMSVSDTSFESKITKTPSTKKEKPVNFQDKDRELVIREYFGTKAEIKRKGLGGQILIEFYSDDELEEFMNKLR; from the coding sequence ATGGTAGGTTTAGGTAGGGGGCTAGACTCCTTGATTCCAAAAAAAGTAAATAAAATCACAACTTCAAGTTCGGGTGACACAGTTGTTAACGTTTCACACCCCGACGAACAACATACAGTGATGCAAGTTAGTCCAGCGGATATCTCTGTAAATCCTTATCAGCCCAGGAGAAGATTCTCAGATGCTCATATAGATGAGTTGGTTGAGTCAATAAAAATATACGGTATAATTCAGCCTTTGATTGTAACCAAAAAAGAAGAAGGTGGATATGAATTAATCGCTGGTGAGCGAAGGTGGCGGTCTGCTAAAAAACTTGGACTAGCTACTGTCCCTGTAATTATTCGGGATGCAGACAAACAGGAAAAATTAGAAATTGCCTTGATTGAAAATATTCAAAGAGAAGATTTGAACCCAATAGAAACAGCAATATCCTATAGAAAATTAGTTGATGAATTTAATTTGACACAAGAAGAATTAGCGGGAAGAGTCTCAAAGTCAAGATCTTCAGTTGCAAATTCACTCCGTCTTCTTAATTTGCCAGAAGAAATTCAAAATGCTTTAAGCGAAGGAAGAATTTCTGAGGGGCATGGAAAAATTATTCTTGGAATGGAAAATGAAGTACAGCAAATGGCTTTGTTTAGAAAAATACTACATGACAATATGTCTGTATCTGATACTTCTTTTGAATCAAAAATTACAAAAACCCCAAGTACAAAAAAAGAAAAACCTGTTAATTTTCAAGATAAAGACAGAGAACTCGTTATAAGAGAATATTTTGGCACCAAGGCTGAAATTAAAAGAAAAGGTTTAGGAGGACAAATTCTTATAGAATTTTATAGCGATGATGAGCTAGAGGAATTTATGAATAAATTGCGATAA
- a CDS encoding ParA family protein, whose product MGKIISVVNQKGGVGKTTTSVNVGAYLAQLGKHVLIVDIDPQANATSGIGIDHKQLDHGIYEALVGNKNIRDVLKRTIIDKFTVAPATAALAGAGIELVSMDDREFILQTLLEEIRDDYDYIIIDGPPSLGLMTINSLVAADEIIIPIQSEYYALEGLGQLLETITLVKENLKPDLNIMGAVITMFDKRNKLSGLVLDEIKNHFPNRVFSTVIPRSVRLAEAPSYGKTIMHYDTNSRGGRAYEMLAQEIIDIENFDIKKEGKKLDEPGSYFGE is encoded by the coding sequence ATGGGAAAAATAATATCAGTCGTGAATCAAAAAGGAGGAGTAGGCAAAACAACAACCTCAGTTAATGTTGGGGCTTATTTAGCGCAACTTGGAAAACATGTCTTAATCGTTGATATTGACCCACAAGCAAATGCCACATCTGGGATAGGTATTGATCATAAACAACTCGATCATGGAATATACGAAGCATTAGTAGGTAATAAAAATATAAGGGATGTTTTAAAAAGGACTATCATTGATAAATTCACTGTTGCACCAGCTACAGCTGCCCTTGCGGGGGCGGGGATCGAGCTTGTTTCAATGGATGATAGAGAATTTATCCTACAAACTTTATTAGAGGAGATTAGGGATGATTATGACTATATTATTATTGATGGACCACCGTCGCTTGGTCTTATGACTATAAACAGTCTGGTTGCCGCTGATGAAATCATTATTCCAATACAAAGTGAATATTATGCACTGGAAGGACTTGGTCAACTATTGGAAACGATTACCTTGGTTAAAGAAAATTTAAAACCAGATTTAAATATAATGGGCGCTGTTATAACTATGTTCGATAAACGAAACAAACTTTCTGGTCTTGTTTTGGATGAAATAAAAAACCATTTTCCAAATAGAGTCTTTAGTACAGTTATTCCTAGAAGTGTAAGATTGGCTGAGGCTCCAAGTTATGGTAAGACCATAATGCATTACGATACGAACTCTCGAGGCGGTCGAGCTTACGAAATGCTTGCACAAGAAATTATTGATATAGAAAATTTTGATATAAAAAAAGAAGGTAAAAAACTCGATGAGCCTGGATCATATTTTGGTGAATAA